The following are encoded in a window of Amycolatopsis lexingtonensis genomic DNA:
- a CDS encoding replication-associated recombination protein A gives MAQDELFTVNADLAPPPEPTGANAGEPQADPASSPLAVRMRPRSLDEVVGQQHLLREGAPLRRLVEGAAPASVLLYGPPGTGKTTLANLVSIATGRRFVAMSALSAGVKEVRGVIEEARRRRQYNAENTVLFIDEVHRFSKTQQDALLGAVEDRTVLLVAATTENPSFSVVSPLLSRSLVLQLRPLTDEDITRLLERALADERGLGGELTLSEDARAHLVRLAGGDARRALTALEAAADAASATEAKAIDLAIVESTVDKAAVRYDRDGDQHYDVISAFIKSIRGSDVDAALHYLARMIEAGEDPRFLARRLVVHASEDIGMADPTALQVAVAASHAVQFIGMPEGRLALAQATIHLATAPKSNAVITGIDAALSDVRAGLAGAVPPPLRDGHYAGAKKLGNAQGYRYPHGVPEGVLAQQYPPDELVGRDYYEPTQRGAERTLAERVPKLRRTIRGEK, from the coding sequence GTGGCACAGGACGAGCTCTTCACCGTGAACGCCGATCTGGCGCCCCCGCCGGAACCGACGGGGGCGAACGCGGGCGAGCCGCAGGCGGACCCGGCGAGCTCGCCGCTGGCGGTCCGGATGCGGCCGCGCTCGCTCGACGAGGTCGTCGGCCAGCAGCACCTGCTGCGCGAAGGCGCCCCGCTGCGGCGCCTGGTCGAAGGGGCCGCGCCGGCGTCCGTGCTGCTCTACGGCCCGCCCGGCACCGGCAAGACAACTCTGGCCAACCTCGTCTCGATCGCCACCGGCCGCCGGTTCGTCGCGATGTCCGCGCTTTCGGCGGGCGTCAAGGAGGTCCGCGGGGTCATCGAAGAGGCCCGGCGGCGGCGCCAGTACAACGCCGAAAACACCGTGCTGTTCATCGACGAGGTGCACCGCTTCTCCAAGACCCAGCAGGACGCGCTGCTCGGCGCGGTCGAGGACCGCACCGTGCTGCTGGTCGCGGCGACCACCGAAAACCCGTCGTTCTCGGTCGTCTCGCCGCTGCTGTCGCGGTCGCTGGTGCTGCAGCTGCGCCCGCTGACCGACGAGGACATCACGCGGCTGCTGGAGCGCGCGCTGGCCGACGAACGCGGCCTCGGCGGCGAGCTGACGCTGAGCGAGGACGCGCGGGCCCACCTCGTCCGGCTCGCGGGCGGGGACGCGCGCCGCGCGCTGACCGCCCTCGAAGCGGCGGCGGACGCGGCTTCGGCCACCGAGGCGAAGGCGATCGACCTCGCCATCGTGGAGTCCACTGTGGACAAGGCGGCGGTGCGCTACGACCGCGACGGCGACCAGCACTACGACGTGATCAGCGCGTTCATCAAGTCCATCCGCGGGTCCGACGTCGACGCGGCGCTGCACTACCTGGCCCGGATGATCGAGGCGGGGGAGGACCCGCGGTTCCTCGCCCGGCGCCTGGTCGTGCACGCGAGCGAGGACATCGGGATGGCCGACCCGACGGCCCTGCAGGTCGCGGTCGCGGCCTCGCACGCCGTCCAGTTCATCGGCATGCCGGAAGGCCGGCTCGCGCTGGCGCAGGCGACGATCCACCTGGCCACCGCGCCGAAGTCGAACGCGGTGATCACGGGCATCGACGCCGCGCTGTCCGACGTCCGCGCGGGGCTGGCGGGCGCGGTGCCGCCCCCGCTGCGCGACGGGCACTACGCGGGCGCGAAGAAGCTCGGCAACGCCCAGGGGTACCGCTACCCGCACGGCGTCCCGGAAGGCGTGCTGGCGCAGCAATACCCGCCGGACGAGCTGGTGGGCCGCGACTACTACGAGCCGACCCAGCGCGGGGCGGAGCGGACGCTCGCCGAGCGCGTTCCCAAGCTGCGCCGGACGATCCGCGGGGAGAAGTGA
- a CDS encoding TetR/AcrR family transcriptional regulator has product MSHPNRERADRILDAAGELLLRMGYRKVAIDDIARAVGIGKGTVYLHWRNKELLFQALMMRESADLTDEILASIKADPAMILPHRMISSSFLVTHRRPLVMAMLRGNAEMFGSLGDLALRKQQDELRGQFEDAMLRRGLIRADVPNVTYALHAATLGFYLGDTLSDEFEGIALEEKAAVLAHIIRTAFEPAGEPDPLAVADVAAELGSALEALVSGYRKGIYAHDPTKAPG; this is encoded by the coding sequence ATGAGTCATCCGAACCGCGAGCGCGCCGACCGCATCCTGGACGCGGCGGGCGAGCTGCTGCTGCGCATGGGCTACCGCAAGGTGGCGATCGACGACATCGCGCGCGCGGTCGGCATCGGCAAGGGCACCGTCTACCTGCACTGGCGCAACAAGGAACTGCTGTTCCAGGCGCTGATGATGCGCGAGTCGGCCGACCTGACCGACGAGATACTGGCGTCGATCAAGGCCGACCCGGCGATGATCCTGCCGCACCGGATGATCTCGTCGTCGTTCCTCGTCACGCACCGCCGTCCGCTGGTGATGGCGATGCTGCGCGGCAACGCCGAGATGTTCGGCTCGCTCGGCGACCTCGCCCTGCGCAAGCAGCAGGACGAGCTGCGCGGGCAGTTCGAGGACGCGATGCTCCGGCGCGGGCTGATCCGCGCGGACGTCCCGAACGTGACCTACGCGCTGCACGCCGCGACGCTCGGGTTCTACCTCGGCGACACGCTTTCCGACGAGTTCGAGGGGATCGCCCTCGAGGAGAAGGCGGCCGTCCTCGCGCACATCATCCGCACCGCGTTCGAGCCGGCGGGGGAACCCGATCCCCTGGCCGTCGCGGACGTGGCGGCGGAACTGGGTTCGGCGCTCGAGGCGCTCGTCTCGGGCTACCGGAAAGGGATCTACGCACACGATCCCACCAAGGCCCCCGGCTGA
- a CDS encoding cytochrome P450, with protein sequence MTTTLADTWGLHESQFWLRGKQPEARVQHAPELGFWNVYGHPEAEEVLRDPATYSSDTTRLVPQEMMKDADLKEMSAGNLLQLDPPLHNKMRKLVSRAFTPKVVADLEPRIAAVTNEMLDAAGGDGRLELVEDLAYPLPVIVIAELLGVPASDRYLFKGWVDKLFDSSEQFSLKEQTKTQEESVAKSLEGQKALAEYLGTHVDERRKQPREDLLTKLVEAEVDGERLTRNEVVNFANILLLAGHITTTMLLGNAVLCLDTHPEWDERVRADRSLLPATIEESLRYLSPFAAVARTANREVELGGVTVPPDQMLLVWVAAANRDERVFADPDTFNPLRDPNPHLAFGRGIHFCIGAPLARLEGRVALDILFDRYPALRTIPGEPPKFQVNPNMTGVRELPLSIG encoded by the coding sequence ATGACGACCACACTCGCCGACACCTGGGGACTCCACGAATCCCAGTTCTGGCTGCGGGGGAAGCAACCGGAAGCGCGGGTGCAGCACGCGCCCGAACTCGGCTTCTGGAACGTCTACGGGCACCCGGAGGCCGAAGAGGTCCTCCGCGACCCGGCGACGTACTCCTCGGACACCACCCGGCTGGTGCCGCAGGAGATGATGAAGGACGCCGACCTGAAGGAGATGTCGGCGGGCAACCTGCTGCAGCTGGACCCGCCGCTGCACAACAAGATGCGCAAGCTCGTCAGCCGCGCCTTCACGCCGAAGGTCGTCGCGGACCTGGAGCCGCGCATCGCCGCGGTGACGAACGAAATGCTCGACGCGGCCGGTGGCGACGGCCGGCTCGAGCTGGTCGAGGACCTGGCCTACCCGTTGCCGGTGATCGTGATCGCGGAGCTGCTGGGGGTCCCCGCGAGCGACCGGTACCTGTTCAAGGGCTGGGTGGACAAGCTGTTCGACTCCTCGGAACAGTTCTCGCTGAAGGAGCAGACGAAGACCCAGGAGGAGTCGGTCGCGAAATCCCTGGAAGGCCAGAAAGCGCTTGCCGAATACCTCGGCACGCACGTCGACGAACGGCGGAAGCAGCCGCGGGAGGACCTGCTGACGAAGCTCGTCGAAGCCGAGGTCGACGGGGAACGGCTGACGCGCAACGAAGTCGTCAACTTCGCGAACATCCTGCTGCTGGCCGGGCACATCACCACGACGATGCTGCTCGGGAACGCGGTGCTGTGCCTGGACACCCACCCGGAGTGGGACGAGCGGGTGCGCGCCGACCGGTCGCTGCTGCCGGCGACGATCGAGGAGTCCTTGCGGTACCTCTCGCCGTTCGCGGCGGTGGCCCGCACGGCGAACCGCGAGGTCGAACTGGGCGGGGTGACCGTGCCGCCGGACCAGATGCTGCTCGTGTGGGTGGCGGCCGCCAACCGCGACGAGCGCGTGTTCGCCGACCCGGACACGTTCAACCCGCTGCGCGACCCGAACCCGCACCTGGCGTTCGGCCGCGGGATCCACTTCTGCATCGGCGCGCCGCTGGCCCGCCTGGAGGGGCGGGTGGCGCTGGACATCCTGTTCGACCGCTACCCGGCGCTGCGAACGATCCCGGGTGAGCCGCCGAAGTTCCAGGTCAACCCGAACATGACGGGGGTGCGCGAGCTGCCCCTCTCGATCGGGTAG
- a CDS encoding metallophosphoesterase family protein, whose translation MKVAVLSDVHGVLPALEAVLAEPDVEAADRIVLLGDALAGPMPVETLSRLRSLGSRAVWVRGNADRELAASARGAGDFVPDPIFPWAAKQLRPDHLPFLDALPLTVTLGEVLFCHATPRDDSEIVLVDSPLERWAEVLDGVTAETVVCGHTHMPFVRLADRRLIVNPGSVGMPYGARGAHWALLGDGVELRRTEYDAEAACRFLAEHCAYPDIEEWADFFVRNPASDAEALRVFSGRGTSST comes from the coding sequence GTGAAGGTGGCGGTGCTGTCGGACGTCCACGGGGTGCTCCCCGCGCTCGAAGCCGTCCTGGCCGAGCCGGACGTCGAGGCGGCGGACCGGATCGTGCTGCTCGGCGACGCCCTCGCCGGGCCGATGCCGGTCGAGACGTTGTCGCGCCTGCGATCGCTCGGTTCCCGGGCGGTGTGGGTGCGCGGCAACGCCGACCGCGAGCTGGCGGCGTCCGCGCGCGGGGCCGGCGACTTCGTCCCGGACCCGATCTTCCCGTGGGCGGCGAAGCAGTTGCGTCCGGACCACCTGCCGTTCCTGGACGCGCTGCCCCTGACGGTGACCTTGGGCGAAGTCCTGTTCTGCCACGCGACCCCGCGCGACGACAGCGAAATCGTGCTCGTCGACAGCCCGCTGGAGCGGTGGGCGGAAGTGCTCGACGGCGTCACGGCGGAAACCGTGGTCTGCGGGCACACGCACATGCCGTTCGTGCGGCTGGCCGACCGGCGGCTGATCGTCAACCCCGGCAGCGTCGGAATGCCTTACGGCGCAAGGGGTGCGCACTGGGCGTTGCTCGGCGACGGCGTCGAGCTGCGGCGCACGGAGTACGACGCCGAAGCGGCGTGCCGGTTCCTCGCGGAGCACTGCGCGTACCCGGACATCGAGGAGTGGGCGGACTTCTTCGTCCGCAACCCGGCTTCGGATGCGGAAGCGCTGCGCGTGTTCAGCGGGCGCGGAACGAGTTCCACATGA
- a CDS encoding GDSL-type esterase/lipase family protein encodes MTVISVEVTPEPSRPPLAAVPDHALKQARRLVVLGDSTAVGLGDPLPRRGGWRGVGPLVAAALGVTGDGYLNPSFTGARMRCVLTEQVPAAVAHRPDVALLVAGMNDTLRPDFDAARIAADLTEVIHRLREAGTTVVPVRFHDHSKVFRLPPSLKRALSARVAELNAAIDEVVAREGVPCLDLDRLPGAYELASWSVDRLHPSELGHRMLAEGFTALLAGAGFAVPEPVSLTCSGGVEPSAAGHVGWLVLKGIPWLWRRGREFLPYAAVIMWNSFRAR; translated from the coding sequence GTGACCGTGATCAGTGTCGAAGTCACTCCCGAACCCTCCCGGCCCCCGCTCGCGGCCGTGCCGGACCATGCCCTCAAGCAAGCGCGGCGGCTTGTCGTGCTCGGGGACTCCACCGCCGTCGGGCTGGGGGATCCGCTGCCCCGGCGGGGCGGGTGGCGCGGGGTCGGCCCGCTGGTCGCCGCCGCGCTCGGGGTGACCGGCGACGGGTACCTCAACCCCTCCTTCACCGGGGCGCGGATGCGGTGCGTGCTCACCGAGCAGGTGCCCGCCGCCGTCGCGCACCGGCCGGATGTCGCCCTTCTCGTAGCCGGGATGAACGACACGCTCCGGCCGGACTTCGACGCCGCTCGCATCGCCGCCGACCTCACCGAGGTGATCCACCGCCTCCGCGAGGCCGGGACGACCGTGGTGCCCGTCCGGTTCCACGACCACAGCAAGGTGTTCCGCCTCCCGCCGTCGCTCAAGCGCGCGCTCAGCGCCCGGGTCGCCGAGCTGAACGCGGCCATCGACGAGGTCGTCGCCCGCGAAGGCGTGCCCTGCCTCGACCTCGACCGGCTGCCCGGCGCGTACGAGCTGGCCTCGTGGAGCGTCGATCGCCTGCACCCGTCCGAACTCGGCCACCGCATGCTCGCGGAGGGCTTCACCGCGCTGCTCGCCGGCGCCGGGTTCGCCGTGCCGGAGCCGGTGAGCCTCACCTGCAGCGGCGGTGTCGAGCCGAGCGCCGCGGGGCACGTGGGGTGGCTGGTGCTCAAGGGCATCCCGTGGCTCTGGCGCCGCGGCCGCGAGTTCCTGCCCTACGCCGCGGTCATCATGTGGAACTCGTTCCGCGCCCGCTGA
- a CDS encoding phosphotransferase, with amino-acid sequence MTVDTSSSGDAGVGAGAEQLAVAAAVAAGESVLSRRFGSAITLVAPEDLAGSGPATVVRARVVSSSFALPRTVVVKHYPDPPGPGADPFAQEAVSYQLFTALAPEERMCPELLAHDGRDRALVLEDLGRTPTLEDKLYARDSRAAERALLSWARSLGRLHANTAGREADFNALLRRLGGPAKGDESGVDELCAAVPPLIQERLGIPVPDAVRAQVTAALELSRSAGFRAFSPVELSPDNNLVTGEGVRFLDFEYGCVRSALVDAAHLRLPFASWPDALALPAGMSEAMIAAWRAEVVGVWPAFADDEALAEHLTTSELLRVWLITGEELASLDLSRHAAPVSREAAFVTWWRDLAKHAGYVRMTAVSEFAARVAAALAAKLGPHADLAFYPAFR; translated from the coding sequence ATGACAGTCGACACCTCCTCCTCCGGCGACGCTGGGGTCGGGGCAGGAGCCGAGCAGCTCGCCGTCGCCGCGGCGGTCGCGGCGGGCGAGTCCGTTCTCTCGCGCCGGTTCGGCAGTGCGATCACCCTGGTCGCCCCCGAGGACCTCGCGGGGAGCGGGCCGGCGACGGTGGTCCGCGCACGGGTGGTGTCGTCGTCGTTCGCGCTGCCGCGCACGGTGGTCGTCAAGCACTACCCGGACCCGCCCGGCCCGGGCGCCGACCCGTTCGCCCAGGAGGCGGTCAGCTACCAGCTGTTCACGGCGCTGGCCCCGGAGGAGCGGATGTGCCCGGAGCTGCTCGCCCACGACGGCCGCGACCGCGCGCTGGTGCTCGAGGACCTGGGCCGCACCCCGACGCTGGAGGACAAGCTCTACGCGCGTGATTCCCGCGCGGCCGAGCGCGCGCTGCTGTCCTGGGCCCGCTCGCTGGGCCGGCTGCACGCGAACACCGCGGGCCGCGAAGCGGACTTCAACGCGCTGCTGCGGCGCCTCGGCGGCCCGGCGAAGGGGGACGAGAGCGGCGTCGACGAGCTGTGCGCGGCCGTGCCGCCGCTGATCCAGGAGCGCCTGGGCATCCCGGTCCCGGACGCGGTCCGCGCCCAGGTGACGGCGGCGCTGGAGCTGTCCCGCTCGGCGGGCTTCCGCGCGTTCAGCCCGGTCGAGCTCAGCCCGGACAACAACCTGGTGACCGGCGAGGGCGTCCGCTTCCTGGACTTCGAGTACGGCTGCGTCCGCTCGGCCCTGGTCGACGCGGCCCACCTGAGGCTGCCGTTCGCGAGCTGGCCGGACGCGCTGGCTCTGCCGGCGGGCATGAGCGAGGCGATGATCGCGGCGTGGCGCGCGGAGGTGGTGGGCGTCTGGCCGGCGTTCGCCGACGACGAGGCGCTGGCGGAGCACCTGACGACCAGCGAGCTGCTGCGCGTCTGGCTGATCACGGGGGAGGAGCTGGCGTCGCTGGACCTGTCCCGGCACGCGGCCCCGGTGAGCCGCGAGGCGGCGTTCGTGACGTGGTGGCGCGACCTGGCGAAGCACGCGGGGTACGTGCGGATGACGGCGGTGTCGGAGTTCGCGGCCCGGGTGGCGGCGGCGCTGGCGGCGAAGCTGGGACCGCACGCGGACCTGGCGTTCTACCCGGCGTTCCGCTGA
- a CDS encoding DUF389 domain-containing protein — protein sequence MLHLRAVCPPDKTAEALDILRAHAGTAHLIVHRGAAVEPAGDLVEADIAREAADEIVEALCGLDLDHSGGITLEALDTALSDAADQAEEAAPGEGADAVVWQELLGRTGEESRLNVTFLAFLTIACLLAAVGVLTDSAVTIVGAMVVGPEFGPLAALAVGLVLRRWDLVRLAGTALGVGFPLAMVVTLGGALLVRVTDVFGERAFELKQHNEVDFVFSVGVPSLVVAMLAGAAGMLAMTSAKSAALVGVFISVTTVPAAGYAMVAAVAGEWSRCLQSVGQLLVNLLGIVAAAAIVLIVRRNGQRSPVGMRPLPRG from the coding sequence GTGCTGCACCTGAGGGCCGTGTGCCCGCCGGACAAGACCGCCGAGGCGCTCGACATCCTGCGGGCGCACGCCGGGACGGCGCACCTGATCGTGCACCGCGGGGCCGCCGTGGAACCGGCGGGTGACCTGGTCGAGGCCGACATCGCGCGCGAGGCGGCGGACGAGATCGTCGAAGCCCTGTGCGGGCTCGACCTCGACCACTCCGGCGGGATCACGCTCGAAGCGCTCGACACGGCGCTCTCGGACGCGGCCGACCAGGCGGAAGAGGCCGCGCCCGGCGAGGGCGCGGACGCCGTCGTGTGGCAGGAGCTGCTCGGCCGCACGGGCGAGGAGTCGCGGCTCAACGTGACGTTCCTGGCGTTCCTCACCATCGCCTGCCTGCTCGCCGCGGTCGGGGTCCTGACCGACTCCGCCGTGACGATCGTCGGCGCGATGGTCGTCGGCCCGGAGTTCGGCCCGCTGGCCGCGCTCGCGGTCGGGCTGGTGCTGCGGCGCTGGGACCTCGTCCGCCTCGCGGGCACCGCGCTCGGCGTCGGTTTCCCGCTGGCGATGGTGGTCACGCTGGGCGGCGCGCTGCTGGTGCGGGTGACCGACGTCTTCGGCGAGCGCGCGTTCGAGCTGAAACAGCACAACGAGGTCGACTTCGTCTTCTCCGTCGGCGTACCGTCCCTGGTGGTGGCGATGCTCGCGGGCGCCGCGGGGATGCTCGCCATGACGTCGGCCAAGTCGGCCGCGCTGGTCGGCGTGTTCATCTCCGTGACCACGGTTCCCGCCGCGGGCTACGCGATGGTCGCGGCCGTGGCGGGGGAGTGGAGCCGATGCCTCCAATCGGTGGGACAGCTGCTCGTGAACCTTCTCGGAATCGTTGCAGCAGCGGCCATTGTGTTGATCGTGCGCCGGAATGGGCAACGTTCACCGGTGGGGATGCGTCCGCTTCCACGCGGGTGA
- the aspS gene encoding aspartate--tRNA ligase, translating to MLRTHQAGTLRAGQAGQTVTLTGWVARRRDHGGVIFIDLRDASGVAQVVFREGEMAERAHALRSEFCVKIVGEVAKRPEGNANAEIPTGEIEVLATQLEVLSEAAPLPFPIDDRVDVGEEVRLKHRYLDLRRSGPAAAMRLRSEVSRAAREVLHNQDFVEIETPTMTRSTPEGARDFLVPARLKPGSWYALPQSPQLFKQLLMVGGMERYYQIARCYRDEDFRADRQPEFTQLDIEMSFVEQDDVIDIGEQIVSALWKLIGHEIPRPIPRITYHEAMAKYGSDKPDLRFDLEITDMTEFFADTPFRVFQAPYVGAVVMAGGADQPRRQLDAWQEWAKQRGARGLAYILVNEDGTLGGPVAKNLSETERENVAAAAGAKAGDCIFFAAGKAASTQPLLGAARDEIGKRLGLIDEDAWSFVWVVDAPLFAPVEDIGDDVAVGSGKWTAVHHAFTSPTPEWIDKFEQDPGNALAYAYDIVCNGNEIGGGSIRIHRGDVQKRVFSLMGLGEEEAQEKFGFLLDAFAYGPPPHGGIAFGWDRIVMLLAKADSLRDVIAFPKTGGGYDPLTAAPAPITAQQRKEAGIDAKPAPAPQN from the coding sequence GTGCTCCGCACCCACCAAGCCGGCACCCTGCGTGCCGGACAGGCCGGACAGACCGTCACCCTCACCGGATGGGTGGCCCGGCGGCGCGATCACGGCGGCGTCATCTTCATCGACCTGAGGGACGCCAGCGGCGTCGCGCAGGTCGTCTTCCGCGAAGGCGAAATGGCCGAGCGCGCGCACGCCCTGCGCTCCGAGTTCTGCGTCAAGATCGTCGGCGAGGTCGCGAAGCGCCCCGAGGGCAACGCGAACGCCGAGATCCCCACCGGTGAGATCGAGGTCCTCGCGACCCAGCTCGAGGTGCTCTCGGAAGCCGCGCCGCTGCCCTTCCCGATCGACGACCGCGTCGACGTCGGCGAAGAGGTCCGCCTCAAGCACCGCTACCTCGACCTGCGCCGCAGCGGCCCGGCCGCGGCCATGCGCCTGCGCAGCGAGGTCAGCCGCGCCGCGCGCGAGGTGCTGCACAACCAGGACTTCGTCGAGATCGAGACCCCGACGATGACCCGCTCGACGCCCGAAGGCGCGCGGGACTTCCTCGTCCCGGCCCGGCTCAAGCCCGGCTCCTGGTACGCGCTGCCGCAGTCGCCGCAGCTGTTCAAGCAGCTGCTCATGGTCGGCGGCATGGAGCGGTACTACCAGATCGCGCGCTGCTACCGCGACGAAGACTTCCGCGCCGACCGCCAGCCCGAGTTCACCCAGCTCGACATCGAGATGAGCTTCGTCGAGCAGGACGACGTCATCGACATCGGCGAGCAGATCGTCTCGGCGCTGTGGAAGCTGATCGGGCACGAGATCCCGCGGCCCATCCCGCGCATCACCTACCACGAGGCGATGGCCAAGTACGGCTCGGACAAGCCGGACCTGCGCTTCGACCTCGAGATCACCGACATGACGGAGTTCTTCGCCGACACGCCGTTCCGCGTGTTCCAGGCCCCGTACGTCGGCGCGGTCGTGATGGCGGGCGGCGCTGACCAGCCCCGCCGCCAGCTCGACGCGTGGCAGGAGTGGGCGAAGCAGCGCGGCGCGCGCGGCCTCGCGTACATCCTCGTGAACGAGGACGGCACGCTCGGCGGCCCGGTCGCGAAGAACCTGTCCGAGACCGAGCGCGAGAACGTCGCCGCCGCGGCGGGCGCCAAGGCGGGCGACTGCATCTTCTTCGCCGCCGGCAAGGCCGCGTCGACCCAGCCGCTGCTCGGCGCCGCGCGCGACGAGATCGGCAAGCGCCTCGGCCTGATCGACGAAGACGCCTGGTCGTTCGTGTGGGTCGTCGACGCGCCGCTGTTCGCGCCGGTCGAGGACATCGGCGACGACGTCGCCGTCGGATCCGGCAAGTGGACCGCCGTGCACCACGCGTTCACTTCGCCGACCCCGGAGTGGATCGACAAGTTCGAGCAGGACCCGGGCAACGCGCTCGCCTACGCCTACGACATCGTCTGCAACGGCAACGAGATCGGCGGTGGCTCGATCCGTATCCACCGCGGCGACGTCCAGAAGCGCGTCTTCAGCCTGATGGGCCTCGGCGAGGAAGAGGCGCAGGAGAAGTTCGGCTTCCTGCTCGACGCCTTCGCCTACGGCCCCCCGCCGCACGGCGGCATCGCGTTCGGCTGGGACCGGATCGTCATGCTGCTGGCCAAGGCCGACTCGCTGCGTGACGTGATCGCGTTCCCGAAGACCGGCGGCGGGTACGACCCGCTGACCGCGGCGCCGGCGCCGATCACGGCGCAGCAGCGCAAGGAAGCCGGCATCGACGCGAAGCCGGCCCCCGCTCCGCAGAACTAG
- the merB gene encoding organomercurial lyase produces the protein MTTSQTDRVAAARLAWAALKLTRAGRHPVGVDRLAAIVGVTPAEARRLVELIGFTLHRDLVSTGPAPRGAHRRLEPAEGTLGAHRRLEPAEGTLGAGPDGSVDMFLLAIAAGERVQAAAVCPVTGTHIRIDLVPHGIIQADPPSAVVAAIDLGFGLENVDAVACAGQPFFASASAAASWLVAHPGGRIYQVAAYLAQAHRLVAALEARPKYVL, from the coding sequence GTGACGACCTCGCAGACCGACCGCGTCGCGGCCGCCCGGCTCGCCTGGGCCGCGCTGAAGCTGACGCGGGCCGGACGGCACCCGGTCGGCGTCGACAGGCTGGCCGCGATCGTCGGCGTCACCCCTGCCGAAGCCCGCCGGCTGGTCGAGCTGATCGGCTTCACGCTGCACCGCGACCTCGTCTCCACCGGCCCCGCCCCGCGCGGCGCCCACCGCCGGCTGGAGCCCGCCGAAGGCACCCTCGGCGCCCACCGCCGGCTGGAGCCCGCCGAAGGCACCCTCGGCGCCGGCCCGGACGGCTCGGTCGACATGTTCCTGCTGGCCATCGCCGCCGGCGAGCGCGTGCAGGCGGCCGCCGTCTGCCCGGTCACCGGCACCCACATCCGGATCGACCTGGTGCCCCACGGGATCATCCAGGCCGACCCGCCGTCCGCGGTGGTGGCCGCGATCGACCTCGGCTTCGGCCTGGAGAACGTCGACGCGGTGGCCTGCGCGGGCCAGCCGTTCTTCGCCTCGGCCTCGGCCGCGGCGAGCTGGCTGGTGGCCCACCCGGGCGGCCGGATCTACCAGGTGGCGGCCTACCTGGCCCAAGCTCACCGGCTGGTGGCGGCGCTGGAGGCCCGGCCCAAATACGTGCTCTGA